The following are encoded together in the Lathyrus oleraceus cultivar Zhongwan6 chromosome 3, CAAS_Psat_ZW6_1.0, whole genome shotgun sequence genome:
- the LOC127132255 gene encoding phosphoenolpyruvate carboxylase, housekeeping isozyme, with protein MATAPSDVLAVELLQRECHVKQPLRVVPLFEKLADLDAAPAALARLFSIDWYRNRINGKQEVMIGYSDSGKDAGRFSAAWQLYKAQEELIKVAKEFGVKLTMFHGRGGTVGRGGGPTHLAILSQPPDTIHGSLRVTVQGEVIEQSFGEQHLYFRTLQCFTAATLEHGMHPPISPKPEWRVLMDQMAVIATEEYRCMVFQEPRFVEYFRLATPELEYGRMNIGSRPAKRKPGGGIETLRAIPWIFAWTQTRFHLPVWLGFGAAFKHVIDKDIRNLQMLQEMYKSMAFL; from the coding sequence ATGGCTACTGCACCATCTGATGTGCTTGCAGTTGAACTTCTGCAACGCGAATGCCATGTCAAGCAACCGTTGAGAGTTGTACCGTTGTTTGAGAAGCTTGCAGATCTGGACGCAGCTCCTGCCGCTTTGGCTAGGTTGTTTTCAATAGATTGGTACAGAAATCGGATCAATGGGAAACAAGAAGTCATGATTGGGTATTCTGATTCAGGTAAAGATGCTGGAAGGTTTTCTGCGGCATGGCAGCTATACAAGGCCCAAGAAGAGCTTATAAAGGTAGCTAAGGAATTTGGTGTTAAACTAACCATGTTTCATGGTCGCGGAGGGACTGTTGGGAGAGGTGGCGGTCCTACTCATCTTGCTATCCTGTCTCAGCCTCCAGATACTATCCATGGATCACTCCGTGTAACTGTCCAAGGCGAAGTTATTGAGCAATCGTTTGGTGAGCAGCACTTGTATTTCAGAACACTACAATGTTTCACTGCAGCTACTCTAGAGCATGGAATGCATCCTCCAATATCTCCCAAACCAGAATGGCGTGTTTTGATGGATCAGATGGCTGTCATTGCCACAGAAGAATACCGTTGTATGGTATTCCAAGAACCACGTTTTGTTGAGTATTTCAGGCTGGCCACTCCAGAGTTGGAGTATGGCCGTATGAATATCGGAAGTCGACCGGCAAAGCGAAAGCCAGGTGGAGGTATTGAAACACTCCGTGCAATACCTTGGATCTTTGCCTGGACACAAACAAGGTTTCATCTTCCAGTGTGGCTAGGCTTTGGGGCAGCATTCAAGCATGTTATTGACAAGGATATTAGAAATCTTCAAATGCTTCAAGAGATGTACAAATCAATGGCCTTTCTTTAG
- the LOC127129473 gene encoding uncharacterized protein LOC127129473, giving the protein MKETAKAFLGKTICDDVVTTPAYFNDAQRQATTDADVIAGFNVARIINELTAVAIAFRIYSTTEESQLRTTLISSSFCQIKTILAMDTLSQSECRRLYSWWWDSHNNPKNSKWLQENLTDIDTKVKSMIKLIEEEADSFARRAEMYYKKRPELMKLVEEFYRAYRALA; this is encoded by the exons ATGAAGGAAACCGCTAAAGCATTCCTTGGCAAGACAATTTGTGATGATGTCGTTACCACCCCAGCTTATTTCAATGATGCACAGAGACAGGCCACCACGGATGCCGATGTCATTGCCGGTTTCAATGTTGCTAGAATCATCAATGAACTCACAGCTGTTGCCATTGCTTTTCGAATCTATTCCAC AACTGAAGAGTCTCAATTAAGAACAACACTAATATCATCAAGTTTTTGCCAAATCAAAACCATCTTAGCCATGGATACCTTGTCACAATCGGAGTGCAGACGCTTATATTCTTGGTGGTGGGATAGCCACAACAACCCAAAGAATTCAAAATGGCTTCAGGAAAATCTTACAGATATAGACACCAAAGTCAAATCAATGATCAAGCTCATTGAAGAGGAAGCAGATTCATTTGCAAGGAGGGCAGAAATGTACTATAAGAAGCGTCCGGAACTCATGAAATTAGTGGAGGAGTTCTACCGAGCATACCGGGCATTAGCATAG